In Erythrobacter sp. KY5, the DNA window ACGGTCTACAACCGCTTCAACCGGTGGAGCCGACAGGGCGTGTGGCAAGACATCTTCTATGCTCTGACCGGATCGAGCGGGGTGATCGGCGGGGTCACCGCCTCGGTGGACTCGATGCACATCAAGGCGCATCGCTCGGCAGCGGGCGCAAAAGGGGGGCCTTCCATCACTGTATCGGGCGCTCGCGCGGCGGTCGTACCACCAAGGTTCACGCCCTGACCGATGAGCGGGGACGGCCCCTCGCTCTGGTCCTGACCCCCGGCAACACGCATGATCTGACAGGCGCGCGCGATCTGCTGGCCATCACCGGTGCGCCCCGCCGCCTGCTGGCCGATCGCGCCTATGACGCGCGGTCCCTGCGCGACTGGCTTGCCGAGCACGGCTGCGAACCAGTCATCCCGCCCAACCCGACCCGCAAACACCCGCACACATACGACGCTCTCGCCTACAAGCAGCGCAACGGGATCGAACGCTTCTTCTGCCGCCTGAAAGACTTCCGACGCATCCACACCCGCTACGACAAGCGCGCAGACATCTTCCTCTCTGCAATACTCATCGTCGCCGCCATCATCTGGTGGGCTAATTGAGTCCCGACCCTAGACACTGTCCTGCGACCCGAAGGGCTCGGAGCAGCAATGCAAAGAGTTCCTCAACTCAAATGGGCGGCCCATCCGTGGGCCGCCCTTTTTTTGTGTTGTATCAGCCAGAAAGACGCTACACGCTTCAATATCGGGGCGCTGCTAATGGAAAAATACACAAACTCCATGGCTGGAGACACAAAGTTTGAAGCCGACGATGTGAGCTATGAGCTCACATCTCAGTCGCTCATCCATGTCGATTACATCGCTCCGCCAGCGGCGATCAGCGATTATGTAACGACGCTTTATCATTTCCGCTGCGATGAGCCCAAGATCACCGATATCCAACCTGCTTCGGTTGGCCATCTGTCGCTCTTTCCATACGGCAAGGGCGAGATGCATTTTCGCGCGGGCCACAGCGACCCCAATCCCGAAGTCGCCGTGATGACGCCCCTGTCGACTGCCAATCCGATCGTGGTCGACGGCCCGTTCCATGCCATCGGTGCAGCTTTGACGCCATTGGGGTGGGCAGCGCTGACCGGGCTGCACGCCGGCGACAATCGCGACAGGCTTCGCGATGCAGGTGACATTCTGGGCGAAAGTGCAACTCAGGTCGGTGAAGCCCTTATCGCCGAGTACCGCGCCGGTACGAAAACGGGCGAGGAATGCGCGCTTGCCATCGGTGAATTTATCGGTGGCTCGGTCAAGCGGGTGAATTCGCGACATGCTGAACTCATCAGGGTCGTGAACAACTGGCTTGGATCGTCGCTTAGCCCCGATCTTGGCGATCTGCTCGAAAGGGCGGCCTATTCCGAACGCCAGGTTCAGCGCCTGACTGAGCGTTATTTCGGCCTATCGCCGCAAGCGCTCGCGCGGAAATATCGCGCATTGAGGGCGGCAGCCTTGCTCTCGTTCCCCAGTCTCACCCCGGAATTCGAAGCCGAGCTGGGCGAAGCCTTCTTCGACCAGTCACACATGATCCGAGAGATCAATCGCTTTGTCGGCCGCACCCCTGCCAGATTGAAGAACCCGGACAACCCCTACCTGTCCGAAATGATCGCGCCGAAAAACCTGCGCGAACTAGGGTCATAAGGGGCGCAGCAGCGCTGCTTACGGCTAGGCATGCTCTTCAAGACCAAACATCCCGTCGAATTCGAGCTGATCGCCCCGCCTCCTGACCTTCGCGAACAGGTCAATATCTTTTACTCATTGCGCTCCGGCGCTGAACGCATCGAAGATGTCATGCCTGCCTATTCAGGGCAGGTCTACGCGATCTTCGATGGTTCTTTCGAACTTCATTTCGCGAGCGGCACGCAGCGCGCGCCCGCGCCGGTGTTTCTCAATGCGCCTTTGTTGCAGGCAACTCGCCTGTCGGTGCTGGGACCGTTCCGGTGCGTTGGCGCATCGCTCACCCATCGCGGGTGGGCTGAGCTGGTCGGTCAGCCTGTTGACGAGTTGCATCACCGCATGATGCTCCCTCAGGATGCCCTCGGAGAAGCGTTTGCCGATCGCCTTGCACAAGTTGCGCAGACAGACCCTGATGAACCCGCGCAGGCAACCGAGCTGCTGTCCCAGTTTTTTCGCGAAGCGATCACGCCGATGAAAGCCGGTCATGCGACCTTTATCGACGAGACGATGGCTTGGCTCTCGAAAGAGTTCAATCCACCGGTTGAGGACCTTTTCGACCGACTGGCGATCTCGCGGAGGCAGGCTCAGCGGCTGAGCAATCGGTTCTTCGGGGTCCCGCCACGGCAATTGCTCAAAAGGGTAAGGGCCATGCGGGCAGCGACCCTGCTATCGCAATCTGATCTGCCCAGTACGGTCCGCGACGAGATCTCGCTCGCTTACTTCGATCAATCGCATCTGATCAACGATCTGCGTCGCTACACCGGGAGAACGCCGACGATCCTGGAGGAGGGCGACCTGGTCGTTAAGACCTTCAACCCTGCCGCTCACGGACCGCCCGGAAAGTTCGCGCGTGATGCACTTGAGAAGGAATAACAATCACTTAGATTTTGAGAATGCCATGTCGCTGTACTACAAGGCGATATGATCGAGCCAGCATATGTCCCTGTCGAAGAGCCAAGCTACCGTGGCTCTCCAGCGCCTGGCGCAGAGGCACTGGGGGCGGTGCGACCGAAGGGTCGCACTTGGTCGATCGTACCGCCCCGCTTACGAGACATCAGATGAATGCGCATTCGGGAGCCGAGGCAAGCAATCGGCACTTCCATCTCAAATATTTCGATCCGCCCAAAGGATTGGAGCAGCACGTGCTCGCCCTTTTCCACTTCAGATGGGAAGAGCCAGAGATAGCCGACCGCCACCCCGGCGCTTTGGGGCAACTGTTCTTCACGCCATACGGGTCAGGCGAGGTCCGCTTTGGCGACAGGGTGCAGAAAATTGACGGGCAGCCCTACATGTTCAGCGGTTTCAGGACTGCCGCGCCTTTCCGGATGTCGGGGCCATGGCATGCAATCGGGGCATCGCTGTCTCCGCTTGGCTGGGCTGCATTGTCGGGGGCGGACGCCCAGACCCACCTTGACCGGTTCACCCCGGCAGATGAATTGCTCGGCACCGAAGTCGTCACTTTTCAGGATGATCTGGTCGCGCGGTATCGTTCCGGCGAAACGAGTGGCCCAGAATGCTGCGCTGAACTGGCCGGCTGGATCGCAAGGCGATTGAAGGCGGTGTCCAGGCCCCATGAGGTCGTCATCACGACTGTCCTTGCCTGGCTGGGGACTTCGCTTAATCCGGACATCGAAGCACTTTACGAAAAGCTCGCTTACTCAAGGCGTCAATCCGAACGATTGGTCGCAAAATATTTCGGGTTTGCGCCTGCCGCTCTCGCTCGCAAAATGAGAGCAGTGCGCGCCGCACATCTGCTGGCCCAGCCGGACCTGTCTGACGAAGCCGAAGCGGAGATCGCGTCGGCATTTTACGATCAACCCCACATGATCAACGAGATCCGGCGCTATTGTGGCTATACGCCGTCGCGCCTAGGCGGTGCGGCGGAGCCTTTGTTCCAGACGATGCTCAGAATGAAGAACCTCAATCGCCTTAGCCCTTTCGTCGAACTGGGACTTGAAGATCACGCCGCTTGAAATCGGACGAAAATGTGCGTATTTGAAATCCGACTGATTCAGTCTGATTTAAGAATGACTCGCAACAAGCGGATTTTCGCAACGCCATGCGCCTCTCTAACCTAGCCGATTATGCCGTCATTACGATGTGCCAGGCCGCCACGCATTGTGGCGATGGACGGGTGAGTGCGGCTGAGCTGGCCCATGAAACCGGGCTTCCCGTTCCAACGGTCCAGCGCTTGGTTTCCAAGCTGACATCCGCTGGGTTGCTGCGTTCGGTTCGCGGTGCTGGCGGAGGTCTGCAGCTCGGCAGACCGGCAGCGGCCATTACGGTTGCCGATATTGTCGAGGCGGTGGAAGGCCCGATCGCCTTGACCGCCTGCGTTGAGCACAAGGACTGCGATCACGAAGCGCGCTGCTCAATGAAGCCGCATTGGCCGATCATCAACGCAAAACTCCGCAGCGCACTCGCCGAAGTTACGCTCGACCATCTGCGCCACGCTCCGGCGCCAACTCAATCCTACGAAAAGCACATGGCATGACCGAACAGATCGACACACAAGAGATGGACGCAGACGCCAAGGCCGCTGCCGCCAATGCTGCCGAATACGAGCATGGCTGGTCCTCCGATATCGAGACCGAATATGCGGAAAAAGGCCTGTCCGAGGACACCGTTCGCTTTATCTCGGGAAAGAAGGGCGAGCCGCAATGGATGCTGGACTGGCGCCTCAAGGCTTTCCGTCTTTGGCAGGAAATGCAGGAGCCTGACTGGGCGAAGGTCGGCTATCCGGCGATCGACTATCAGGACGCCTATTATTACGCCGCGCCCAAGAAGAAGGTAGAACTCGAATCGCTCGACGAGCTCGATCCCGAGATCAAACGCGTCTATGACAAGCTCGGCATTCCCATCGGCGAGCAGGAAGTGCTTGCCGGTGTGAAGGGCGCGAAGAAGGTTGCCGTGGATGCCGTGTTCGACAGCGTGAGCGTTGCGACAACATTCCGCGAAGAGCTGAAGAAGGCGGGCGTTATCTTCCTGTCGATTTCCGAAGCGATCAAGGAATACCCGGAGCTCGTCAAAAAATGGCTTGGCCGCGTCGTGCCTCAGCGCGACAATTACTTCGCCTGCCTCAACAGCGCGGTCTTTTCCGACGGCACGTTCGTTTACGTGCCCGAGGGTGTGCGTTGCCCGATGGAGCTTTCGACCTATTTTCGCATCAACGCGGAAAACACCGGCCAGTTCGAACGCACGCTGATCATTGCCGAGAAGGGCAGCTATGTCAGCTATCTCGAAGGCTGCACAGCGCCGATGCGCGACGAGAACCAGCTGCACGCCGCCGTGGTCGAACTTGTCGCGATGGAAGATGCCGAGATTAAGTATTCGACTGTGCAGAACTGGTATCCGGGAAATTCGGAAGGCGTGGGCGGGATCTACAATTTCGTCACAAAGCGCGGCCTGTGCCAAGGTGACCGCTCCAAAATCAGCTGGACGCAGGTCGAAACCGGCAGCGCGGTGACGTGGAAATATCCCTCCTGCGTTCTCAACGGCAAAGACAGCGTGGGCGAATTTTACTCGGTCGCGGTCACGAACAATTTCCAGCAAGCCGACACGGGCACCAAGATGATCCACAACGGCGCAGGTTCGCGCTCGACTATCATCTCAAAGGGCATTTCGGCGGGCAAATCGAACAACACCTATCGCGGGTTAGTCCGCGTCGGCCCCAAGGCCGACGGCGTGCGCAACTTCACCCAGTGCGACAGCCTGCTGCTCGGAGACGAATGCGGCGCGCACACCGTGCCGTATATCGAGGTCAAGAACCCCGGCGCCCAGATCGAGCACGAGGCGACCACCTCGAAGATCAGCGACGAACAGCTGTTCTACGCGATGCAGCGCGGGCTGGACGAGGAAGAGGCCGTGGCGCTGATCGTCAATGGCTTTGCCAAGGACGTGCTGAAAGAGCTGCCGATGGAGTTTGCCGTCGAAGCGCAGAAGCTGCTGGCGATTTCGCTTGAGGGGAGTGTTGGATAATGATTGGTGTTTATGTGAGTGCTGACGATGCCGCAAAAAAGCCGCTAGTGGCCGATCACTTTGAGTTCCACGCTGTTCCAAGGGTTGGTGAAGAAGTGGTCGTCGACCAAGACGGCTCTCAGTTTCTCTTGTTAGTTGAGAGTGTGACTAACTTTGCCCAAACAAAGGGAGACATTATGAACCAAGTCAGCCCGATTCACATTAAGTGTGCTCTAATTCATAGACTCGAGCGGTGAAGTGACTGACCGCAAAACCCTCGGCCTCAAGGACACATCGGACACCGAACCGACCCTCAACAAGAAGGGCCGGGGCTGGAAAATCTCGGACAAGCGGCTCGACGAGCTGCATGATCGTGCGCGCGAGATGAAGCGCTTTGCTTCGCCTGCGAACAAGGCGCTCGCCGAACGGTTCGCCAAGGCTGACCTTGGCCGCTACACCTTCAAGCGCTTTGCCGTGGTCGGCAGTGCGATCGTCGATTTCAACTGCCACAATCTCGGCATGGCGATCATGATCGATGAAGAGGGCCAGGACGACACGCTCGCCAAGCGCCGCGACAAGAGCCTTGAGTCGGTCGGCATCCGCGTGATGCGGATCAAGGCCGCAGATATCCTCGAGAACATGGATGGCGTGCTCCAGCGGATTACCGCCGGAATGCGCATCCGGATCGAAGACAAGCGCGAGGCGCGCCGAGAGCATCGCGCGTCCTCCACACCCAGCAGGCATCAATCACGGGACTCAGCCGAACAATGACCAGCCTATCACTTCTCGTCGCTCCCCTCATCGCGCTTCAGGGCGTGGGTCAGGCTCCTGTTGCCATCGAAAACGATGCGCCCGAGACGTGGACCCTCGAATATCCTCGATTGATCCAGCCTTTTGTCGAAGATTACCGCAGGTGCCTATCGCTCCAGTTGCGCACGGTCAGGGGAGAGGCCGATTTCGAATCGCAGCACCGCGCCAACCTGCCGCGCTGTGCTGATGTGTTCGACGCATCGGTCGAAGGGGCAGCGTCGCTCCTCGCCCGTCGCGGTGAGGGCGCAGAATTTACCGCAGCCGACGTGCGCGAAATCTTCGAACATATCGGGCGTATCCACATCGCGCGCGGCGCCGACCTCGATAATCAGTTCACTTTTCTCCAGCGCTCGCAGGCAGCAGCACAGGAACAATATGAAGCCGAACGCCCCAAGGGTCTTGTGCTTGAATTGCGCGATGCCTCGGTCGTGAAGGCCCGCACCGACGCGACTGCCGAAGCCGCACAGGCTGCTTACGAAAAACGGGAGGCACCCAATGCTGACAATCAATAATCTCCACGCCGAAGTAGACGGCAAGGCGATCCTCAAGGGGCTGAGCCTCGAGATCCCCGCAGGTGAAGTCCACGCCATCATGGGGCCCAACGGAGCGGGCAAGTCAACGCTCGCCCATGTGCTCGGCGGAAAGCCGGGCTACGATGTGACGGCCGGATCGGTGACGTTCCGCGGCACCGATCTGTTTGACCTCGACCCGCATGAGCGCGCCGCGACCGGCCTGTTCCTCGGCTTTCAGTACCCGGTGGAAATTCCCGGCGTCTCCAATGTGCAGTTTCTGCGCGAGGCGTTGAACGCACAGCGCAAATATCGCGGCGAAGAACCGCTCTCCGGCGGCGAGTTTCTGAAGCTCGCCAAGGAAAAGGCGGGCTTGCTGAAAATGGACATGGAAATGCTCAAGCGGCAGGTCAATGTCGGCTTCTCGGGCGGCGAAAAGAAGCGCGCCGAGATGGTCCAGATGGGCATTCTCGACCCCGCATTTGCCGTTCTCGACGAAACCGATAGCGGCCTCGACATCGATGCGCTGCGCGTGGTGGGTGAAGGGATCAATTCGATCATGCGCGCACCCGAAAAGGGCGTTCTGCTGATCACGCATTATCAGCGCCTGCTCGACGTTGTGAAGCCCGATCGCGTATCGGTGCTGGCCGATGGCCGCATCGTCGAAACCGGCGGTCCCGAGCTCGCGCTTCGCCTTGAGAGTGAGGGCTACGACGCCATCATGGCAGAGATGAGCGCATGATACTGGCCTCGCTCCTTCTTGCCATCCAGGCCGCCCCGGCTGAGCCGGTGCCCGAGATTGTCGTTCTGGGTAACCTGCGTAGCGCTCAAGTGAGCGTGGGTCAGGATAGCGGGGGCGACTGGCACTGCTCGCTCAGCAAATCGACGGGGCGACCGAGCCTCGATGATCGCTTTTGCCGCGCAGTGACCAAATGCGTGCGCGAGGGGGCCAGCGACGAGCAGGCTGTGAGCAGCTGTATTCGAGAAACCCGCGCACGATTGATGCGCCGCGTCCAGCGCGCGATGGAGCGCAATCCTTCATGAACGAGACCGCAACCCTCCCCACTCGCCGCGATGAAGCATGGCGCTACGCCGATGCGGACTTCCTTGCGAGCGCCGCGCCCGAGGCTGTCAATCATTGGCGCACGCTCGATGTGCCCGCCGGAGAGACCCGCCGCGAATGCACGGTGCACGGTTTTGGCCCGGAAGCACGGGGCATGGTCGACCGGCTGCGCGTAAGGGTCGGCAAGGGAGGCCGGTTCGAAGCGTTCAAGGTCATCACAGGCGGCAGGTATGCCCGCGTCGAACTGGACGTGACGCTTGAAGAAGGCGCGCATTTCGAGTTTGGCGGCGTCACGATCGGCGGCGGCGACAAGGTGCAGGAATTCGTGACGCTCACCCGCCATGATCATCCAAACGCGACCTCGAACCAGACCGTGCGCGCTGTGCAATGGGGCCAGAGCACGGGCAGCTTCCTTGGCGAAATCAAGGTTGCCCGCCACGCGCAGAAGACCGACGCCGCGCAGGATTTCAAGGGCCTGCTGCTCGAAGCGGGCGCGAGCGCGAATGCCGTGCCGCAGCTGGAGATTTTCGCTGACGACGTGAAGTGCGCGCATGGCGCGACTGTCGGCCAGCTGGATGAGGCTGCCCGCTACTACATGGCGGCACGCGGCCTCTCGCCCGACGCGGCAAAGCGTTTGCTCGTGCAGGCCTTCATCGGCGATGCCTTTGTCTCGCTCGAAGACGAGGCAGTGCGCGAACACCTGCTTGACGATGCGCTCGAAGCGCTGGAGGAGGCCGCGCTGTGAACGCTCCTGCGTCCCTGACCCGCGATCTGCGCGCTGACTTTCCGGGCCTTGTGACCCGCGAAGGTGAGCCGTGGCACTATCTCGACACCGCAGCGACCTCGCAAAAACCGCGCAGCGTCATCGACGCCATGGCGCGCGCCATGGGCGAGGATTACGCGACCGTGCATCGCGGCGTCTATTCGCGCTCGGCCGATATGACGCTCGCTTATGAAGCCGCGCGTCGACGGATCGCTGAGTTGGTCGGCGGCTCGGAGAACGAGATCGTCTTCACCCGCGGCGCGACCGAGGCGATCAACCTCGCGGCGAACAGCTGGGGCAGGGCGAACCTCAAGGCAGGCGATCGCATCCTTCTTTCGCAGCTGGAGCATCACTCGAACATCGTGCCCTGGCAGATGGTGGCCGAGGCTACCGGCGCGCAGATCGACGTTATCCCCCTGACCGACGATCACCGGATCGACCTTGACGCGGCGGAGGCAATGATTTCGTCCGAGCACAAGCTCGTGGCGCTGGCGCATGTCTCGAATGTGCTTGGCAGCGTGCTCGACGCGAAGCGCGCGGCGGACATGGCGCACGGCGTTGGCGCGAATATCCTGCTCGATGGCTGTCAGGCGGTGCCGCATATGCCGGTCAACGTCGCGGCGCTCGATTGCGACTTCTATGTCTTCTCGGCCCACAAGCTGTACGGTCCCACTGGGATCGGAGCGCTCTGGGCGCGAGCCGAACTGCTCGAAGCCATGCCCCCATGGGAAGGTGGCGGGTCTATGATCGACCGCGTGACCTTCGAAAAGACCACTTATGACGCAGCGCCGCAGCGCTTCGAAGCGGGGACGCCTGCTATTACCGAAGCGATCGCATTCGCGGCAGCGGTCGACTATGTCAGCGAAGTCGGACTTGAGCAGATGCACGAGGACGAAGCCAAGTTGGTGGCTAAACTGCGCCGCGAACTCACCGCGATGAACGATGTGACGGTGTTCGGACCTGATGACAGTGCCGGAATCGTCAGCTTCGCCATCGATGGCATTCACCCGCATGACCTTGGCACGATCCTCGACGAGGCGAACGTCGCCATTCGCGCAGGCCACCATTGCGCGCAGCCATTGATGGACTATCTCGGCGTTCCCGCGACCGCGCGCGCCAGCTTCGGGCTTTATTCGACACAGGCCGATGTCGATGCGCTGCTCGAGGGGATCGCCCGCACGCGCCGGATTTTTGGAAAGGACTAGGCTGATGGACAAGCCTCAGGACGAGAAAGACTACGTTGCCGCACCCGCGCCCAACGACACGGTGATCGACAAGCCTCCGCGTGCGCGCGTCGAGGATGCGATTGACGAGGACGATGCGCCCGCCCCCAAGCGCGAACGCGATTATCTCGAAGGCTTCCTTCACGCAAAGCCGGCAGAAGGCCCGGTCGGCGGCGCTGGCAGCGATTTGCAACAGGCCGTGATCGACGCGCTCAAGGAAATTTACGACCCGGAAATCCCGGTCAACATCTATGACCTTGGCCTCATTTACGGTGTCGAGGTCGATGACGAATCCGATGCAACGATCACGATGACGCTCACCACTCCGCATTGCCCAGTTGCCGAGACCATGCCGGGCGAGGTCGAACTGCGCGCTGCTTCGGTGCCGGGTATCCGCGATGCCGAGGTAGAGCTTGTCTGGGACCCGCCATGGTCGCCCGAGAAGATGAGCGACGAAGCGCGGCTTGAACTGGGGATGCTGTGATGGCTGATACCAAGACAAGAGCCAAAGAACGCCAGCGCCCCGCCGCGGTCATCCTGACCAAGGGTGCCGAGGCTCGCATCGCCGAACTCATGAGCAAGGCCCCCGACGACGCGATCGGCGTGAAGCTATCGACGCCGCGCCGGGGTTGCTCAGGGCTCGCCTATTCGGTCGACTATGTCGCGCAAGAGGCCAAGTTCGACGAGAAGATCGAAACCCCCGGCGGCACGTTCTACATCGACGGGGCGAGTGTGCTCTACCTTGTCGGCTCGACCATGGACTGGGTCGAGGATGACTTCACTGCCGGCTTCGTGTTCGAGAACCCCAATGCCAAGGGTGCCTGCGGATGCGGTGAGAGCTTCATGGTCTGATGGCCAAGACGGTCGAGCTGACTACCCGCATCGCGGCTCCGCCCGAAGTCGTGCTCCGGCATGTCATGACGCCGCGTTTGCTCGATCACGTTGCTGCGCCGATGATCCGGTTCAGCTATCCGCCGAGTTTTGATCGTGCGGGCGAATGGCCGCTTGGAAAACACTGTGTAACCATGCGCTTCATGGGCATCATCCCGATCGGTTGGCAGGTGATCGGGATTGAGGTGCCAGATAGTCCCGACAAGGACACGCACCTGCTTCGCGACAACGGGTACGGCCCTTTGATCAGGCGCTGGGACCACTGGATCGCTGTCCGCCCCGATCCGTCAGGTTCGGGCACGCTCTACACCGATCGGGTGCACATTGACGCAGGCCTGCTTACGCCGGTGATCGCTGCCTATGCGAAGGTGTTCTACGCCCATCGCCAGAAGCGCTGGCGCGAGCTCGCAGCGGACGGTTTCGCGGCGCTGAGAGGCTAGCGCTTACTCGCCTTCGTCGATGATCCGCGCGATCAGGCGGCGTTCGAGTTCGTCGATCTCACCGTCGGCTTCGATCATCTTGTCGAGCCACTCCTGCTCGTGATCGGTGATCTCTTCGCCCGCAATTGCCTGCTCTGTGAAGCTCGGCCCTGCATCGCGTTTGCCGAAGACCTTTCCGAAGTGATTGGCGACCTGCGGCGCCTCGCGCGCCATGCGGCCCATGAAGCGCCCGACATTGGCCTTGTTGTCCGCGACGAACTCCTGAAGTTCCTTCGCCCGGCCATGTTCAAGCTGCGCGTTCTGAAACGCGAAACCTTTGAGGTAGTTGCTTACCCCATCGAGGAAGAGTTCGTCCCATTCCGGAGCGTTGGCTTCGGCAAGCGTCTTGTCCTTCAGGCGGAAGAGCATTTCGGCTTCGAACCGGCTAACGGCCGCGGGACCGTGACCGCCGCTTGCAAAGACTACGCGCCGCAGGATCTGTGCTTCAGCCGACGTGATGTGCACGTCCGAAAGCTCACCACCGCAGCGCGTCGGGCCTGTGCCGCTCAACACCTCGCGCTCAATCTGTTCGATCACGTAATCCTTGAGGCGGTCGGGCGTGTTCTCGGCGCGTTCGATGATGCGAACGATCGTTTCAAGCTCGACCAAGCTTTCGACCACGCCATCGTGATCGACCTGACCGATGAGCCACTCAGCTTCTTCGAGGTTGCATTGCAGACGGGGCTGCGTGCCATTGAGGACAAACTCGCCAATCGCTTCGACGAAGAAGTCGCACCATTGTTCGTCGCGGGTGCGAAGCGTGTTGTTGATCGCAAACAGCGCCTCGGCTTCCTCGCGGGTGATGATCCCGTCGCCCCAGCCTTCACGGCGCAGCGCCAGAACTTCGTCAGCCGCTACCTGTCCATCGGCGGCAACACGCCGTGCAAGATCGGTGAATTGGGTCGTCATTGGCCGTGTGGTCCCTGTTATTGAGCCACCGGCATCGCAGAATGTGCTTAAGACCGGGTTACCAAGCGCTGCACCCGCTTTGCGTCACCCCGGTGATGCGACGGTCTCTACGTCGGCAATGCATCGGGCGTGGTCGATCTCTCCGCCGCCTTGCCTTTGCCGCGTTGCCACGTGGGTTGCGACAGGCGCACCATTGGCCTGTGCGGGGTAAAGGTAGATGTCGAGCACGCAGCTTTCCGAGGCGAATTGCAGCTT includes these proteins:
- a CDS encoding helix-turn-helix domain-containing protein, which produces MEKYTNSMAGDTKFEADDVSYELTSQSLIHVDYIAPPAAISDYVTTLYHFRCDEPKITDIQPASVGHLSLFPYGKGEMHFRAGHSDPNPEVAVMTPLSTANPIVVDGPFHAIGAALTPLGWAALTGLHAGDNRDRLRDAGDILGESATQVGEALIAEYRAGTKTGEECALAIGEFIGGSVKRVNSRHAELIRVVNNWLGSSLSPDLGDLLERAAYSERQVQRLTERYFGLSPQALARKYRALRAAALLSFPSLTPEFEAELGEAFFDQSHMIREINRFVGRTPARLKNPDNPYLSEMIAPKNLRELGS
- a CDS encoding helix-turn-helix domain-containing protein; protein product: MLFKTKHPVEFELIAPPPDLREQVNIFYSLRSGAERIEDVMPAYSGQVYAIFDGSFELHFASGTQRAPAPVFLNAPLLQATRLSVLGPFRCVGASLTHRGWAELVGQPVDELHHRMMLPQDALGEAFADRLAQVAQTDPDEPAQATELLSQFFREAITPMKAGHATFIDETMAWLSKEFNPPVEDLFDRLAISRRQAQRLSNRFFGVPPRQLLKRVRAMRAATLLSQSDLPSTVRDEISLAYFDQSHLINDLRRYTGRTPTILEEGDLVVKTFNPAAHGPPGKFARDALEKE
- a CDS encoding helix-turn-helix domain-containing protein encodes the protein MNAHSGAEASNRHFHLKYFDPPKGLEQHVLALFHFRWEEPEIADRHPGALGQLFFTPYGSGEVRFGDRVQKIDGQPYMFSGFRTAAPFRMSGPWHAIGASLSPLGWAALSGADAQTHLDRFTPADELLGTEVVTFQDDLVARYRSGETSGPECCAELAGWIARRLKAVSRPHEVVITTVLAWLGTSLNPDIEALYEKLAYSRRQSERLVAKYFGFAPAALARKMRAVRAAHLLAQPDLSDEAEAEIASAFYDQPHMINEIRRYCGYTPSRLGGAAEPLFQTMLRMKNLNRLSPFVELGLEDHAA
- a CDS encoding SUF system Fe-S cluster assembly regulator, coding for MRLSNLADYAVITMCQAATHCGDGRVSAAELAHETGLPVPTVQRLVSKLTSAGLLRSVRGAGGGLQLGRPAAAITVADIVEAVEGPIALTACVEHKDCDHEARCSMKPHWPIINAKLRSALAEVTLDHLRHAPAPTQSYEKHMA
- the sufB gene encoding Fe-S cluster assembly protein SufB, with the translated sequence MTEQIDTQEMDADAKAAAANAAEYEHGWSSDIETEYAEKGLSEDTVRFISGKKGEPQWMLDWRLKAFRLWQEMQEPDWAKVGYPAIDYQDAYYYAAPKKKVELESLDELDPEIKRVYDKLGIPIGEQEVLAGVKGAKKVAVDAVFDSVSVATTFREELKKAGVIFLSISEAIKEYPELVKKWLGRVVPQRDNYFACLNSAVFSDGTFVYVPEGVRCPMELSTYFRINAENTGQFERTLIIAEKGSYVSYLEGCTAPMRDENQLHAAVVELVAMEDAEIKYSTVQNWYPGNSEGVGGIYNFVTKRGLCQGDRSKISWTQVETGSAVTWKYPSCVLNGKDSVGEFYSVAVTNNFQQADTGTKMIHNGAGSRSTIISKGISAGKSNNTYRGLVRVGPKADGVRNFTQCDSLLLGDECGAHTVPYIEVKNPGAQIEHEATTSKISDEQLFYAMQRGLDEEEAVALIVNGFAKDVLKELPMEFAVEAQKLLAISLEGSVG
- a CDS encoding endonuclease domain-containing protein, with product MTDRKTLGLKDTSDTEPTLNKKGRGWKISDKRLDELHDRAREMKRFASPANKALAERFAKADLGRYTFKRFAVVGSAIVDFNCHNLGMAIMIDEEGQDDTLAKRRDKSLESVGIRVMRIKAADILENMDGVLQRITAGMRIRIEDKREARREHRASSTPSRHQSRDSAEQ
- the sufC gene encoding Fe-S cluster assembly ATPase SufC, coding for MLTINNLHAEVDGKAILKGLSLEIPAGEVHAIMGPNGAGKSTLAHVLGGKPGYDVTAGSVTFRGTDLFDLDPHERAATGLFLGFQYPVEIPGVSNVQFLREALNAQRKYRGEEPLSGGEFLKLAKEKAGLLKMDMEMLKRQVNVGFSGGEKKRAEMVQMGILDPAFAVLDETDSGLDIDALRVVGEGINSIMRAPEKGVLLITHYQRLLDVVKPDRVSVLADGRIVETGGPELALRLESEGYDAIMAEMSA
- a CDS encoding SufD family Fe-S cluster assembly protein, with amino-acid sequence MNETATLPTRRDEAWRYADADFLASAAPEAVNHWRTLDVPAGETRRECTVHGFGPEARGMVDRLRVRVGKGGRFEAFKVITGGRYARVELDVTLEEGAHFEFGGVTIGGGDKVQEFVTLTRHDHPNATSNQTVRAVQWGQSTGSFLGEIKVARHAQKTDAAQDFKGLLLEAGASANAVPQLEIFADDVKCAHGATVGQLDEAARYYMAARGLSPDAAKRLLVQAFIGDAFVSLEDEAVREHLLDDALEALEEAAL
- a CDS encoding cysteine desulfurase; this encodes MNAPASLTRDLRADFPGLVTREGEPWHYLDTAATSQKPRSVIDAMARAMGEDYATVHRGVYSRSADMTLAYEAARRRIAELVGGSENEIVFTRGATEAINLAANSWGRANLKAGDRILLSQLEHHSNIVPWQMVAEATGAQIDVIPLTDDHRIDLDAAEAMISSEHKLVALAHVSNVLGSVLDAKRAADMAHGVGANILLDGCQAVPHMPVNVAALDCDFYVFSAHKLYGPTGIGALWARAELLEAMPPWEGGGSMIDRVTFEKTTYDAAPQRFEAGTPAITEAIAFAAAVDYVSEVGLEQMHEDEAKLVAKLRRELTAMNDVTVFGPDDSAGIVSFAIDGIHPHDLGTILDEANVAIRAGHHCAQPLMDYLGVPATARASFGLYSTQADVDALLEGIARTRRIFGKD
- a CDS encoding SUF system Fe-S cluster assembly protein, with the translated sequence MDKPQDEKDYVAAPAPNDTVIDKPPRARVEDAIDEDDAPAPKRERDYLEGFLHAKPAEGPVGGAGSDLQQAVIDALKEIYDPEIPVNIYDLGLIYGVEVDDESDATITMTLTTPHCPVAETMPGEVELRAASVPGIRDAEVELVWDPPWSPEKMSDEARLELGML